The Numida meleagris isolate 19003 breed g44 Domestic line chromosome 7, NumMel1.0, whole genome shotgun sequence genome contains a region encoding:
- the LRRC39 gene encoding leucine-rich repeat-containing protein 39, with protein MTETAVCIGSFTAVKTLWEVRIQKINEELRKEKEFRERSAGRLLLVCEERATLAKLKEKVINEDGRAVLRIEEEEWKTLPSCLLKLVHLQEWQLHRTSLQKIPQFVGRFHNLVVLDLSRNSIESVPKEIGQLTGLQELLLSYNRIKSVPKEIGNCISLERLELAVNRNICDLPPQLSDLKKLSHIDLCMNQFTTIPSALLNMPNLEWLDMGGNRLQKLPDAIDRMENLHTLWLQRNEINSLPETIVNMKNLSTLVLSNNRLKDIPACMKHMTNLRFVNFRDNPLELEITLPPCENTEEEEQQEMFGIEFMHMYIQESLKKTGTVESCTSAAPPIINANDEGT; from the exons ATGACTGAAACTGCCGTTTGTATTGGATCATTCACTGCTGTGAAGACACTTTGGGAAGTGAGAATACAGAAGATAAATGAAGAATTAcggaaagaaaaggaattcagaGAGAGGTCTGCAGGAAG gttACTGCTTGTCTGTGAGGAGAGAGCCACTTTAgcaaaactcaaagaaaaagtaattaatgAAGATGGAAGAGCAGTTTTAAGGATAGAGGAAGAAGAATGGAAG ACATTACCTTCCTGCTTATTGAAATTAGTCCATCTCCAAGAATGGCAGCTTCATAGAACTAGCTTGCAGAAAATTCCTCAGTTCGTTGGAAGATTTCACAATCTTGTTGTTCTTGATCTATCCCGGAATTCAATAGAAAGCGTACCTAAAGAAATTG GCCAGCTGACTGGCCTCCAAGAGCTGCTTCTCAGTTACAATAGAATAAAGTCTGTTCCTAAGGAAATAGGTAATTGCATCAGTCTGGAAAGATTGGAACTGGCTGTCAACAGGAATATCTGTGATCTTCCTCCACAG CTAAGTGATTTAAAGAAGCTTTCACACATAGATTTATGTATGAATCAGTTTACTACCATCCCTTCAGCTCTTCTGAACATGCCAAATCTAGAATGGTTAGATATGGGGGGAAATCGACTCCAGAAGCTTCCTGATGCCATTGACAG AATGGAAAATCTCCATACTTTATGGCTCCAAAGGAATGAAATTAACTCTTTGCCAGAAACCATTGTTAATATGAAAAATCTTAGTACTCTTGTTCTTAGCAACAACAGACTTAAGGATATTCCTGCTTGTATGAAGCACATGACAAATCTGAG ATTTGTCAACTTCAGAGACAACCCACTGGAGTTAGAGATAACACTCCCTCCGTGTGAGAATACAGAAGAGGAGGAGCAACAGGAGATGTTTGGCATTGAATTCATGCACATGTATATCCAGGagtcactgaagaaaacag GAACTGTGGAAAGCTGCACTTCCGCTGCTCCTCCTATCATAAATGCTAATGATGAAGGAACTTAA
- the TRMT13 gene encoding tRNA:m(4)X modification enzyme TRM13 homolog isoform X1, with product MAAQDAAGSGGSGAGPLPGRCAFFVQRKRRFCKMVPAPGRRFCGEHGQQEVPRPRREGRGCLGAQVLHGRTSSDAAVSYRTKMTGKEFHALLIQNNFSTVYEDQLQKHLKKCNSREKPKPVYFVQDINAGVKDVAEIPENQVTISSLSKEELENLISKLKKASNGLELGLKEQVLSHQALQEALNDPKNGDSAFKHLKQQASILGNMEKLHLLGPGRCFVEFGAGRGKLSHWVDVALQDFENTQFLLVERATTRFKVDGKHKKRDSIFERLQVDIQHLCLNKVPILEKKKLPVVGIGKHLCGAATDLALRCLVERYATCCNEENEEPAPKRPKNKAEGSSNSSSDDDNESNKDFKPVAGIVIALCCHHKCDWTHYVGREFFKSVGLGPVEFHYFQRMSSWATCGMQEIITKASTNEESEDHTNNTEEHDQTYSKTETGSDALQGLLTVEERKEIGSLCKLLIDHGRIKYLQHRGYKAALQYYTDSSVSLENVLLTAVPETTT from the exons ATGGCGGCGCAGGACGCGGCAGGCAGCGGCGGCTCGGGAGCAGGCCCGCTGCCGGGGCGGTGCGCCTTCTTCGTGCAGAGGAAGAGGCGCTTCTGCAAGATGGTCCCGGCGCCCGGGAGACGCTTCTGCGGGGAGCACGGGCAGCAGGAGGTACCGCGTCCCCGGCGGGAGGGAAGGGGCTGCCTGGGCGCCCAGGTCCTGCACGGACGGACCAGCAGCGACGCTGCCGTTAGTTACAG aacgaaaatgacaggaaaagaaTTCCATGCCCTCTTGATCCAAAACA ATTTTAGTACTGTGTATGAAGACCAactacaaaaacatttaaaaaaatgtaattcaagAGAGAAGCCAAAGCCG gtCTACTTTGTTCAAGATATTAATGCAGGTGTAAAAGATGTAGCAGAAATACCAGAAAATCAA gtaACTATCTCTTCCCTATCCAAAGAGGAGCTAGAGAACTTAATCTCCAAGTTGAAAAAAGCAAGTAATG GTCTGGAACTTGGCCTTAAAGAACAAGTACTCTCTCACCAGGCTTTACAGGAAGCCTTAAATGACCCAAAAAATGGGGACTCTGCATTCAAACACTTGAAACAACAG GCTTCTATTTTAGGTAACatggaaaaattacatttgcttGGTCCAGGAAGATGTTTTGTTGAGTTTGGAGCTGGGCGAGGAAAGCTGTCTCACTGGGTTGATGTTGCCTTACAGGATTTTGAAAATACTCAATTTTTGCTTGTAGAAAGGGCAACTACAAGATTCAAG gtggatggaaaacataaaaagagaGATTCTATATTTGAAAGGCTTCAAGTTGATATTCAGCATTTATGTTTAA ataaGGTACCcattttagagaagaaaaaattaccaGTGGTAGGAATTGGGAAGCATTTGTGTGGTGCTGCCACAG atctTGCTTTGAGGTGTTTGGTAGAAAGGTATGCAACTTGctgtaatgaagaaaatgaagagccTGCACCAAAACGTCCTAAGAATAAAGCAGAAGGGTCTTCTAACAGTTCAAGTGATGATGATAATGAAAGTAACAAAGACTTTAAGCCTGTAGCTGGAATTGTTATTGCTCTGTGTTGCCATCACAAATGTGACTGGACACATTATGTAGGCAGAGAGTTCTTTAAATCAGTAGGACTTGGACCAGtagaatttcattattttcagaggaTGAGTAGCTGGGCCACTTGTGGCATGCAAGAAATCATAACCAAAGCCTCTACAAATGAAGAAAGTGAAGATCACACTAACAACACAGAAGAGCATGACCAAACATACAGTAAAACAGAGACTGGTTCTGATGCTCTACAAGg GCTTCTTACTGTTGAAGAGCGAAAGGAGATAGGTTCCCTCTGTAAACTGCTGATTGATCATGGACGGATCAAATATTTACAACACCGAGGATACAAGGCTGCACTACAGTACTATACAGATTCTTCCGTGTCCTTGGAGAATGTCCTGTTGACAGCTGTCCCAGAGACAACTACATGA
- the TRMT13 gene encoding tRNA:m(4)X modification enzyme TRM13 homolog isoform X2 gives MAAQDAAGSGGSGAGPLPGRCAFFVQRKRRFCKMVPAPGRRFCGEHGQQENENDRKRIPCPLDPKHTVYEDQLQKHLKKCNSREKPKPVYFVQDINAGVKDVAEIPENQVTISSLSKEELENLISKLKKASNGLELGLKEQVLSHQALQEALNDPKNGDSAFKHLKQQASILGNMEKLHLLGPGRCFVEFGAGRGKLSHWVDVALQDFENTQFLLVERATTRFKVDGKHKKRDSIFERLQVDIQHLCLNKVPILEKKKLPVVGIGKHLCGAATDLALRCLVERYATCCNEENEEPAPKRPKNKAEGSSNSSSDDDNESNKDFKPVAGIVIALCCHHKCDWTHYVGREFFKSVGLGPVEFHYFQRMSSWATCGMQEIITKASTNEESEDHTNNTEEHDQTYSKTETGSDALQGLLTVEERKEIGSLCKLLIDHGRIKYLQHRGYKAALQYYTDSSVSLENVLLTAVPETTT, from the exons ATGGCGGCGCAGGACGCGGCAGGCAGCGGCGGCTCGGGAGCAGGCCCGCTGCCGGGGCGGTGCGCCTTCTTCGTGCAGAGGAAGAGGCGCTTCTGCAAGATGGTCCCGGCGCCCGGGAGACGCTTCTGCGGGGAGCACGGGCAGCAGGAG aacgaaaatgacaggaaaagaaTTCCATGCCCTCTTGATCCAAAACA TACTGTGTATGAAGACCAactacaaaaacatttaaaaaaatgtaattcaagAGAGAAGCCAAAGCCG gtCTACTTTGTTCAAGATATTAATGCAGGTGTAAAAGATGTAGCAGAAATACCAGAAAATCAA gtaACTATCTCTTCCCTATCCAAAGAGGAGCTAGAGAACTTAATCTCCAAGTTGAAAAAAGCAAGTAATG GTCTGGAACTTGGCCTTAAAGAACAAGTACTCTCTCACCAGGCTTTACAGGAAGCCTTAAATGACCCAAAAAATGGGGACTCTGCATTCAAACACTTGAAACAACAG GCTTCTATTTTAGGTAACatggaaaaattacatttgcttGGTCCAGGAAGATGTTTTGTTGAGTTTGGAGCTGGGCGAGGAAAGCTGTCTCACTGGGTTGATGTTGCCTTACAGGATTTTGAAAATACTCAATTTTTGCTTGTAGAAAGGGCAACTACAAGATTCAAG gtggatggaaaacataaaaagagaGATTCTATATTTGAAAGGCTTCAAGTTGATATTCAGCATTTATGTTTAA ataaGGTACCcattttagagaagaaaaaattaccaGTGGTAGGAATTGGGAAGCATTTGTGTGGTGCTGCCACAG atctTGCTTTGAGGTGTTTGGTAGAAAGGTATGCAACTTGctgtaatgaagaaaatgaagagccTGCACCAAAACGTCCTAAGAATAAAGCAGAAGGGTCTTCTAACAGTTCAAGTGATGATGATAATGAAAGTAACAAAGACTTTAAGCCTGTAGCTGGAATTGTTATTGCTCTGTGTTGCCATCACAAATGTGACTGGACACATTATGTAGGCAGAGAGTTCTTTAAATCAGTAGGACTTGGACCAGtagaatttcattattttcagaggaTGAGTAGCTGGGCCACTTGTGGCATGCAAGAAATCATAACCAAAGCCTCTACAAATGAAGAAAGTGAAGATCACACTAACAACACAGAAGAGCATGACCAAACATACAGTAAAACAGAGACTGGTTCTGATGCTCTACAAGg GCTTCTTACTGTTGAAGAGCGAAAGGAGATAGGTTCCCTCTGTAAACTGCTGATTGATCATGGACGGATCAAATATTTACAACACCGAGGATACAAGGCTGCACTACAGTACTATACAGATTCTTCCGTGTCCTTGGAGAATGTCCTGTTGACAGCTGTCCCAGAGACAACTACATGA
- the SASS6 gene encoding spindle assembly abnormal protein 6 homolog isoform X1, protein MAAERLFNSEVCVQLRGQGCEERRLNVRVNIELLSISNPVHKKDLAVRLTDDADPFFLYNLVISEEDFQSLKSQQGLLVDFSAFPQKFIDLLQQCIQEQNKDIPRFLLQLISSASVLDHTPVSLNVVETNPFKHLTHLSLKFLPGNDAEVKKFLASCLKCLKEDKMTLEEKLRKTEEDFTRQLSYTQQSLAEKSRELDKLKNEWTSYTAALTSKHTQELTAEKERALQAQTQYQQQHEQQKKELESLHQRSIQQLQNRLSELEVINKDLTERRYKGDSTVRELKAKLSGVEDECQRAKQEVVSLRRENTTLDAECHEKEKLINQLQTRVAVLEQEIKDKDQLVIRTKEVLDATQEQKVILEENTEKKQSHIEKLETTIKSLSAELLKANEIIKKLQGDLKTLMSKLKLKNTVTIQQEKLLAEKEERLQKEQRELQETGQSLRMKEQEVCKLQEQLETTIQKLEESKQLLKTNENVITWLNKQLNEVQMVKKMETPSSTHGAVRTALSPHSMLDRPSFPSSGINHPISPFYAFQKFAEPARNKNTSPHCLAPKIQFNSQVSKIDQHSDVQPATAATGHPSNKENGDNLGLESKYFKKKEDSIPLRGLSQNTLNSEYLKPYVSKVQPSPPAAVTTASAYFPG, encoded by the exons ATGGCGGCGGAGCGCCTGTTCAACAGCGAGGTGTGCGTGCAGTTGCGGGGCCAGGGCTGCGAGGAGAG GAGATTAAATGTTCGCGTGAATATTGAGCTGCTGTCAATTTCTAACCCTGTTCATAAAAAG GATTTAGCTGTGCGACTGACTGATGATGCTGAtccctttttcctttataaCCTTGTCATATCTGAGGAAGATTTTCAAAG TTTAAAATCCCAGCAAGGTCTCTTGGTGgacttctctgctttcccacaGAAGTTTATAGATCTGCTTCAACAATGCATTcaagaacagaacaaagatATCCCAAG GTTTTTGCTGCAGTTAATTTCTTCAGCATCTGTTCTAGATCACACACCTGTCTCTTTAAATGTAGTGGAGACCAACCCTTTCAAACACCTTACCCATCTCTCTCTAAAATTCCTACCAGGAAATGATGCagaagtaaagaaatttttagCCAGCTGCTTGAAGTGCCTTAAG GAAGACAAAATgacactggaagaaaaacttagaaaaactgaagaggaTTTTACCAGACAACTGAGCTACACTCAACAG AGCTTGGCGGAGAAGAGCCGAGAACTagacaaactgaaaaatgaatggaCATCATACACTGCAGCTCTAACAAGCAAACACACGCAAGAGCTGacagctgaaaaggaaagagctCTCCAG GCACAAACTCAGTACCAACAACAGCAcgaacaacagaaaaaggaattggAAAGTTTGCATCAGAGAAGTATTCAGCAGTTGCAGAATAGACTCTCAGAACTTgaggtcatcaataaagatcTAACAGAAAGGAGATACAAAGGAGACTCTACAGTCAgagaactgaaagcaaagctttctggAGTTGAAGAC GAATGTCAAAGGGCGAAGCAGGAGGTGGTGTCACTGCGGCGGGAGAACACCACTCTGGATGCTGAATGTCACGAAAAAGAGAAACTCATTAACCAGCTCCAGACACGGGTTGCTGTTCTGGAGCAAGAGATCAAAGACAAAGATCAACTGGTTATTAGAACAAAAGAAGTGCTAGATGCGACGCAAGAACAAAAG GTGATACTGGaggagaatacagaaaaaaaacaaagtcataTTGAAAAGCTTGAGACAACAATTAAGTCGCTGTCAGCTGAACTTCTTAAG GCTAATGAAATTATCAAGAAGTTACAAGGAGATCTGAAAACCCTAATGAGTAAAttgaaattgaaaaatacagtaacaaTTCAACAAGAGAAACtattagcagaaaaagaagagagactTCAAAAAGAACAGAGGGAATTGCAGGAGACTGGACAATCTCTTCGAATGAAAGAGCAGGAG GTTTGCAAGTTACAAGAACAGCTAGAAACTACAAtacagaaactggaagaaagtaAGCAGTTATTGAAAACCAATGAAAACG TAATCACGTGGTTAAACAAACAACTGAATGAAGTTCAGATGGTAAAGAAGATGGAGactcccagcagcacacacgGTGCTGTTAGAACTGCCTTGTCACCTCACAGCATG cttgACCGACCTTCCTTTCCCAGCTCAGGAATCAATCATCCCATTTCTCCCTTCTATGCCTTCCAGAAGTTTGCAGAACCAGCACGTAACAAAAATACCAGCCCCCACTGTCTAGCACCAAAG attCAATTTAACTCACAGGTTTCAAAAATAGATCAGCATTCAGATGTTCAGCCAGCGACTGCTGCAACTGGCCATCCATCAAATAAGGAAAA tgGTGATAATTTGGGGCTGGAATCCaagtatttcaagaaaaaagaagacagcatTCCTTTACGAGGGCTTAGTCAAAATACACTTAACTCAG AGTACTTGAAACCCTACGTATCAAAAGTCCAGCCATCACCACCAGCTGCAGTGACAACAGCCTCAGCTTATTTTCCAGGATAG
- the SASS6 gene encoding spindle assembly abnormal protein 6 homolog isoform X2, with amino-acid sequence MTLEEKLRKTEEDFTRQLSYTQQSLAEKSRELDKLKNEWTSYTAALTSKHTQELTAEKERALQAQTQYQQQHEQQKKELESLHQRSIQQLQNRLSELEVINKDLTERRYKGDSTVRELKAKLSGVEDECQRAKQEVVSLRRENTTLDAECHEKEKLINQLQTRVAVLEQEIKDKDQLVIRTKEVLDATQEQKVILEENTEKKQSHIEKLETTIKSLSAELLKANEIIKKLQGDLKTLMSKLKLKNTVTIQQEKLLAEKEERLQKEQRELQETGQSLRMKEQEVCKLQEQLETTIQKLEESKQLLKTNENVITWLNKQLNEVQMVKKMETPSSTHGAVRTALSPHSMLDRPSFPSSGINHPISPFYAFQKFAEPARNKNTSPHCLAPKIQFNSQVSKIDQHSDVQPATAATGHPSNKENGDNLGLESKYFKKKEDSIPLRGLSQNTLNSEYLKPYVSKVQPSPPAAVTTASAYFPG; translated from the exons ATgacactggaagaaaaacttagaaaaactgaagaggaTTTTACCAGACAACTGAGCTACACTCAACAG AGCTTGGCGGAGAAGAGCCGAGAACTagacaaactgaaaaatgaatggaCATCATACACTGCAGCTCTAACAAGCAAACACACGCAAGAGCTGacagctgaaaaggaaagagctCTCCAG GCACAAACTCAGTACCAACAACAGCAcgaacaacagaaaaaggaattggAAAGTTTGCATCAGAGAAGTATTCAGCAGTTGCAGAATAGACTCTCAGAACTTgaggtcatcaataaagatcTAACAGAAAGGAGATACAAAGGAGACTCTACAGTCAgagaactgaaagcaaagctttctggAGTTGAAGAC GAATGTCAAAGGGCGAAGCAGGAGGTGGTGTCACTGCGGCGGGAGAACACCACTCTGGATGCTGAATGTCACGAAAAAGAGAAACTCATTAACCAGCTCCAGACACGGGTTGCTGTTCTGGAGCAAGAGATCAAAGACAAAGATCAACTGGTTATTAGAACAAAAGAAGTGCTAGATGCGACGCAAGAACAAAAG GTGATACTGGaggagaatacagaaaaaaaacaaagtcataTTGAAAAGCTTGAGACAACAATTAAGTCGCTGTCAGCTGAACTTCTTAAG GCTAATGAAATTATCAAGAAGTTACAAGGAGATCTGAAAACCCTAATGAGTAAAttgaaattgaaaaatacagtaacaaTTCAACAAGAGAAACtattagcagaaaaagaagagagactTCAAAAAGAACAGAGGGAATTGCAGGAGACTGGACAATCTCTTCGAATGAAAGAGCAGGAG GTTTGCAAGTTACAAGAACAGCTAGAAACTACAAtacagaaactggaagaaagtaAGCAGTTATTGAAAACCAATGAAAACG TAATCACGTGGTTAAACAAACAACTGAATGAAGTTCAGATGGTAAAGAAGATGGAGactcccagcagcacacacgGTGCTGTTAGAACTGCCTTGTCACCTCACAGCATG cttgACCGACCTTCCTTTCCCAGCTCAGGAATCAATCATCCCATTTCTCCCTTCTATGCCTTCCAGAAGTTTGCAGAACCAGCACGTAACAAAAATACCAGCCCCCACTGTCTAGCACCAAAG attCAATTTAACTCACAGGTTTCAAAAATAGATCAGCATTCAGATGTTCAGCCAGCGACTGCTGCAACTGGCCATCCATCAAATAAGGAAAA tgGTGATAATTTGGGGCTGGAATCCaagtatttcaagaaaaaagaagacagcatTCCTTTACGAGGGCTTAGTCAAAATACACTTAACTCAG AGTACTTGAAACCCTACGTATCAAAAGTCCAGCCATCACCACCAGCTGCAGTGACAACAGCCTCAGCTTATTTTCCAGGATAG